The Paraburkholderia sp. ZP32-5 genome includes a window with the following:
- the rsmD gene encoding 16S rRNA (guanine(966)-N(2))-methyltransferase RsmD, with translation MPRLAPSRAAGASSKSGKPHAIRIIGGDWKRTPLPVLDLDGLRPTPDRVRETLFNWLGQRLDGQRCLDLFAGSGALGFEAASRGAARVLMVERNARAAGQLRANQQRLSASMIEIAEADGLRLAASLAPGSFDVVFLDPPFDADLLGKALAVTVPLVAAGGFLYVEAGEAFKATSCEALAGWEIVRQGKAGAVHFHLLQRENKE, from the coding sequence ATGCCTCGTTTAGCACCCTCACGCGCCGCCGGCGCTTCGTCCAAAAGCGGCAAGCCGCATGCGATCCGTATCATCGGCGGCGACTGGAAACGCACGCCGCTGCCCGTGCTCGATCTGGACGGCCTGCGCCCCACGCCCGACCGCGTTCGCGAAACGCTGTTCAACTGGCTTGGCCAGCGTCTGGACGGCCAGCGCTGTCTCGATCTGTTCGCTGGCAGCGGCGCGCTCGGCTTCGAAGCCGCGTCGCGCGGCGCGGCGCGCGTGCTGATGGTGGAGCGTAATGCGCGGGCCGCGGGGCAATTGCGCGCGAACCAGCAGCGTCTGTCGGCATCCATGATCGAAATCGCGGAAGCGGACGGTCTGCGTCTTGCTGCGAGTCTCGCGCCCGGTTCGTTCGACGTCGTCTTCCTCGATCCGCCGTTCGACGCCGATCTGCTGGGCAAGGCATTGGCGGTGACCGTGCCGCTCGTCGCGGCCGGCGGGTTTCTGTATGTGGAGGCGGGCGAAGCGTTCAAGGCGACCAGCTGCGAGGCGCTGGCTGGCTGGGAAATTGTGCGGCAGGGCAAAGCGGGGGCTGTCCACTTTCATTTGCTGCAGCGCGAAAATAAGGAATAA
- the coaD gene encoding pantetheine-phosphate adenylyltransferase — protein sequence MVVAVYPGTFDPLTRGHEDLVRRASSIFDTLVVGVADSRAKKPFFTLNERLAIAHEVLGHYPNVQVMSFHGLLKDFVRSNNARVIVRGLRAVSDFEYEFQMAGMNRYLLPDVETMFMTPSDQYQFISGTIVREIAQLGGDVSKFVFPSVEKWLKEKVAAMDSQNGAQATTP from the coding sequence ATGGTAGTCGCCGTGTACCCGGGCACGTTCGACCCGCTGACGCGCGGTCACGAAGACCTCGTTCGGCGCGCGTCGAGCATTTTCGACACGCTGGTGGTGGGCGTGGCCGACAGCCGAGCCAAGAAGCCGTTTTTCACGCTTAACGAGCGCCTCGCGATTGCACACGAGGTACTCGGGCACTATCCGAACGTCCAGGTGATGAGCTTCCACGGGCTGCTAAAGGACTTCGTGCGCAGCAACAACGCGCGGGTGATCGTGCGAGGCCTGCGCGCCGTGTCGGACTTCGAGTACGAGTTCCAGATGGCGGGCATGAACCGCTATCTGCTGCCCGACGTCGAGACGATGTTCATGACGCCGTCCGATCAGTACCAGTTCATTTCGGGGACGATCGTGCGCGAGATCGCGCAACTGGGCGGCGATGTCAGCAAGTTCGTGTTCCCGTCAGTCGAAAAATGGCTGAAGGAGAAGGTCGCCGCGATGGATTCGCAAAACGGTGCTCAGGCGACGACGCCATAA
- a CDS encoding YfhL family 4Fe-4S dicluster ferredoxin, with product MALMITDECINCDVCEPECPNDAISMGPEIYVIDPKKCTECVGHFDEPQCIQVCPVECIPRDPDHPETPEGLMAKYHALQAAKGA from the coding sequence ATGGCCCTGATGATTACCGACGAGTGCATCAATTGCGACGTTTGCGAGCCCGAGTGCCCGAACGACGCGATTTCGATGGGCCCGGAAATCTATGTGATCGACCCGAAGAAGTGCACCGAGTGCGTCGGTCATTTCGACGAGCCTCAGTGTATTCAGGTGTGTCCGGTGGAGTGTATTCCGCGCGACCCGGACCATCCGGAAACGCCCGAGGGTTTGATGGCGAAATACCACGCGCTGCAGGCCGCGAAGGGCGCTTAA
- the hisC gene encoding histidinol-phosphate transaminase → MSRYWSDIVHRLTPYVPGEQPALAHPVKLNTNENPYPPSPRVLEAIQRELGDTAEALRRYPDPDARKLRETVAAYHGIRADQIFAGNGSDEVLALTFQALLKHDKPLLFPDITYSFYPTYAKLFEVDYQTIALDDSFAIDIDDYAVPNGGILFPNPNAPTGRPLPLAQIERLVASQTDSVVVIDEAYVDFGAESAIALIDRYPNLLVVHTVSKSRSLAGMRVGFAFGNPELIDALTRVKDSFNSYPLDRLAQAAATAAYEDDAWFRDCCAKVIASRERLAAELTALGFDVVPSAANLLFVRHQGYDAATLALRLREKEIFVRHFNAPRIDQHLRISIGTDAECDALLDALCGILSAYVG, encoded by the coding sequence TTGAGCCGCTACTGGAGTGACATCGTTCACCGTTTGACGCCATATGTGCCGGGCGAGCAGCCCGCGCTCGCGCATCCGGTGAAGCTGAACACCAACGAGAACCCGTACCCGCCGTCACCGCGCGTACTCGAGGCGATCCAGCGCGAGCTCGGCGACACGGCCGAAGCGCTGCGCCGCTATCCCGATCCGGACGCGCGCAAGCTGCGCGAAACGGTGGCCGCCTATCACGGCATCCGCGCCGACCAGATATTCGCCGGCAACGGCTCGGACGAAGTGCTCGCGCTCACGTTCCAGGCTTTGCTCAAGCATGACAAGCCGCTGCTGTTTCCGGACATCACGTACAGCTTCTATCCGACCTACGCGAAGCTCTTCGAAGTCGACTACCAAACCATCGCGCTCGACGACAGCTTCGCGATCGACATCGACGATTACGCCGTGCCCAACGGCGGCATCCTGTTTCCGAATCCAAACGCGCCGACCGGCCGGCCGCTGCCGCTCGCGCAGATCGAGCGCCTCGTCGCGAGCCAAACCGATTCGGTCGTCGTGATCGACGAAGCCTATGTCGATTTCGGCGCTGAGTCGGCGATTGCGCTGATCGACCGCTATCCGAACCTGCTCGTCGTGCACACGGTATCGAAATCGCGGTCGCTAGCCGGCATGCGCGTCGGCTTCGCGTTCGGCAATCCCGAACTGATCGACGCGCTGACCCGCGTGAAGGACAGCTTCAACTCCTATCCGCTCGACCGGCTTGCACAGGCCGCAGCGACCGCCGCGTATGAAGACGACGCGTGGTTCCGCGACTGTTGCGCGAAAGTGATCGCGAGCCGCGAACGGCTCGCGGCCGAACTCACGGCGCTCGGCTTCGACGTGGTGCCGTCGGCCGCGAATCTGCTGTTTGTGCGCCACCAGGGTTACGACGCGGCGACACTCGCGTTGCGCCTCCGGGAGAAGGAAATTTTCGTGCGCCATTTCAACGCGCCGCGCATCGACCAGCATCTGCGCATCTCGATCGGCACCGACGCCGAATGCGACGCCCTGCTGGACGCGCTGTGCGGCATCTTGAGCGCTTACGTCGGCTAA